A portion of the Pararge aegeria chromosome 10, ilParAegt1.1, whole genome shotgun sequence genome contains these proteins:
- the LOC120626708 gene encoding uncharacterized protein LOC120626708, whose protein sequence is MPKKLRKTVFNTETREFVARLRDYFAREQQNGGPLLPLDNVRDRVADALGIGKATVFRITKEKFGESSMEANKLSTPKKKKCNRVHPVTSPDDFDIAAIRNHIYPTEHSCHYQIQNEIQSVTKVSDNTLGCVVSLIKSSLAK, encoded by the coding sequence ATGCCGAAAAAATTGCGAAAAACTGTATTCAACACTGAAACGCGGGAGTTTGTTGCGCGTTTGCGAGATTACTTTGCTCGTGAACAACAAAATGGTGGCCCTTTGTTGCCACTTGACAACGTACGCGACCGTGTTGCTGACGCTCTAGGGATTGGCAAGGCTACCGTTTTCCGAATCACAAAGGAAAAGTTCGGCGAATCATCGATGGAGGCGAACAAACTCTCAACTCCAAAGaagaaaaaatgtaataggGTACATCCCGTCACCAGTCCAGATGACTTCGACATAGCTGCGATACGTAACCATATTTACCCCACTGAACACTCATGTCATTATCAGATTCAGAATGAAATACAGAGTGTAACAAAAGTAAGTGATAATACTTTAGGGTGTGTAGTGTCCCTTATAAAGAGTTCACTAGCAAAGTAG
- the LOC120626705 gene encoding synaptic vesicle glycoprotein 2B-like translates to MVVSKTDVEAPAVKEEIPHDHLYKVTGLSATNLEKLAQEPGSDFEAAIAATGYGWFNIILMLCTLPAFWSAVSVTSAPSFIFTRAQCDLELRLLDMGTINAMTYMGMISSAMIWGFLSDTLGRRCILVWGFFCAGLVEVAAAFSQNYNMLLITRFCSGFLFNGPFAVLISYLAEMHRTDLRARVLLLTGLFFTIANTTLPLLAWAIITKDLDFQIFGNSVVIHSWNLFLLATAMVPLVTGAAFLFLPESPKFLMSRGRNEEALEGFRWIYSLNTGQPPESYPIIKLEEEKTKQRGRGLEALKGGGAQMAPLFQRPHVAWLVLICATHMGCMFGSNTIRLWYPQLAAMIGSQGNETLCSAIAPHPIEVEQIACTPIQTDMLTYLQSAIVGAGSVLTYGIGGVLINKCGKKSVAGVCGVFSAAFIVVLPFTGSKALTLVALFTTGLALTSLCSATLSSIAVDLFPTSLRVMAMATFLMTGRVGTIMGTVIFPALMDFGCLPPFMTIAVVLMICGLACFFLPNTTLKKLE, encoded by the exons atggtCGTGTCAAAAACTGATGTCGAAGCCCCGGCTGTGAAGGAAGAGATACCTCACGACCACTTGTACAAAGTCACCGGTTTGTCTGCGACGAATTTGGAGAAATTAGCTCAAG AGCCAGGGTCCGACTTCGAAGCGGCCATCGCCGCGACGGGCTACGGCTGGTTCAACATTATCCTCATGCTGTGTACGCTGCCAGCGTTCTGGAGCGCCGTGTCTGTGACCAGCGCGCCATCGTTCATCTTCACGAGAGCCCAATGCGACTTGGAACTACGGCTGTTGGACATGGGCACTATAAACGCTATGACCTATATGG gaATGATCTCATCTGCAATGATTTGGGGGTTTTTATCGGATACCCTGGGACGGAGGTGCATTCTCGTGTGGGGCTTCTTCTGCGCGGGGCTGGTGGAGGTGGCAGCCGCTTTCAGTCAGAACTACAATATGCTGCTCATCACACGCTTCTGCAGCGGTTTCTT ATTCAACGGCCCATTCGCGGTTCTGATCTCGTACCTAGCGGAAATGCATAGAACAGATCTCCGCGCACGAGTTCTTCTCTTAACCGGCCTGTTCTTCACCATTGCGAACACAACGCTGCCACTCCTCGCCTGGGCTATCATCACCAAGGATCTGGACTttcagatcttcggcaatagtGTCG ttattcacAGTTGGAACCTATTCCTGTTGGCGACAGCGATGGTGCCGCTTGTGACTGGTGCGGCGTTTCTCTTCCTGCCAGAAAGCCCCAAGTTCCTGATGTCCCGGGGACGCAATGAGGAAGCCCTGGAAGGTTTCCGCTGGATTTACTCCTTAAACACCGGCCAGCCGCCTGAGAGTTATCCT ATTATCAAGTTGGAAGAGGAAAAGACAAAACAGCGAGGGCGGGGTTTGGAAGCGTTAAAGGGTGGAGGTGCGCAGATGGCGCCACTGTTCCAACGCCCGCACGTCGCTTGGCTTGTGCTCATATGCGCTACTCACATGGGATGCATGTTTGG GTCAAACACCATCCGGCTCTGGTACCCTCAGCTCGCAGCCATGATCGGGTCACAGGGCAACGAGACCCTCTGTTCAGCCATCGCTCCGCACCCGATAGAGGTTGAGCAGATAGCCTGTACACCCATACAGACAGACATGCTGACTTACTTGCAGAGTGCCATCGTAGGTGCTGGCTCCGTACTCACTTATGGGATTGGAGGTGTTTTGAttaataa ATGTGGGAAGAAATCCGTGGCGGGTGTATGCGGCGTCTTCAGCGCGGCTTTCATCGTGGTATTGCCATTTACGGGCAGCAAGGCTTTAACTCTCGTGGCGCTCTTCACAACCGGTCTGGCGCTCACTTCACTCTGCTCCGCTACCTTGTCCAGCATTGCTGTCGATCTCTTCCCTACTTCactcag GGTAATGGCGATGGCGACATTCCTCATGACCGGTCGGGTTGGTACCATCATGGGGACAGTAATATTCCCCGCGCTCATGGACTTCGGGTGCCTACCACCGTTCATGACAATTGCAGTAGTTTTAATGA tatgcGGGCTTGCTTGCTTCTTTCTACCAAATACTACCCTAAAGAAGTTGGAGTAA